One Halorientalis litorea DNA segment encodes these proteins:
- the tpiA gene encoding triose-phosphate isomerase has protein sequence MFVLVNLKAYPCDPVAVAKAAHAVGEATGVRIAIAPQAAHLAAVAETGVETWAQHVSPVDHGSHTGSTLAEAAADAGATGTLLNHSENRLKLADIDGSLAAADRAGLETVVCANNPAQVGAAAALGPDAVAVEPPELIGTGTPVSKADPDVVRDAVDAAAAADESVDVFCGAGISTGADVTAAEELGAGGVLLASGVAKAEDPRAALENLVEPLV, from the coding sequence ATGTTCGTTCTCGTCAACCTGAAGGCCTACCCGTGTGACCCGGTCGCCGTCGCGAAAGCGGCCCACGCCGTCGGCGAAGCGACGGGCGTCCGCATCGCCATCGCCCCGCAGGCGGCCCACCTCGCCGCCGTCGCCGAGACCGGCGTCGAGACGTGGGCCCAACACGTCAGTCCCGTCGACCACGGAAGCCACACCGGGTCGACCCTCGCAGAGGCGGCCGCCGACGCCGGTGCGACCGGGACGCTCCTGAACCACTCGGAGAACCGACTCAAACTGGCCGACATCGACGGGAGTCTGGCGGCCGCCGACCGCGCCGGCCTCGAAACGGTCGTGTGTGCGAACAACCCCGCACAGGTCGGTGCCGCCGCGGCACTCGGCCCCGACGCCGTCGCCGTCGAACCCCCCGAACTCATCGGAACCGGGACGCCGGTCAGCAAGGCGGACCCGGACGTGGTTCGAGACGCCGTCGACGCGGCGGCGGCCGCCGACGAGTCCGTCGACGTGTTCTGCGGCGCGGGCATCTCGACCGGTGCGGACGTGACAGCGGCAGAGGAGTTGGGTGCCGGCGGGGTCCTCCTGGCCAGCGGTGTCGCGAAGGCCGAGGACCCGCGGGCGGCACTGGAGAATCTGGTCGAACCGCTCGTCTGA
- a CDS encoding metal-dependent hydrolase: MELTWHGHSTWYVTVGDTDLLIDPFFDNPHTSLDPSDVDAPDYVLLTHGHADHIAHAGEFTDATIVGTPELTGFIEDEHGADDTIGMNLGGTIECGDAYVTMHQAQHTNGINTGYEHDAGVPAGYVISDTKPTQVSDEDSTAFYHAGDTSLMTEMRDVIGPYLEPDAVAVPCGDHFTMGPMQAAIAVDWVDADHAFPMHYDTFPPIEIDVQDFVNEVAGTGSDADVHVLDGDESVDLGEL, encoded by the coding sequence ATGGAACTCACTTGGCACGGCCACTCGACGTGGTACGTCACAGTCGGCGACACGGACCTGCTCATCGACCCATTCTTCGACAACCCACACACGTCGCTGGACCCGAGTGACGTGGACGCCCCGGACTACGTGCTGTTGACACACGGGCACGCCGACCACATCGCCCACGCCGGCGAGTTCACCGACGCGACCATCGTCGGCACACCCGAGTTGACCGGATTCATCGAGGACGAACACGGTGCCGACGACACCATCGGGATGAACCTCGGCGGGACCATCGAGTGTGGCGACGCCTACGTGACGATGCATCAGGCCCAGCACACCAACGGCATCAACACGGGCTACGAACACGACGCCGGCGTCCCCGCTGGCTACGTCATCAGCGACACCAAGCCCACGCAGGTCAGCGACGAGGACTCGACGGCGTTCTACCACGCGGGCGACACGAGCCTGATGACCGAGATGCGCGACGTCATCGGCCCGTACCTCGAACCCGACGCCGTCGCCGTCCCCTGTGGTGACCACTTCACGATGGGGCCGATGCAGGCGGCTATCGCCGTCGACTGGGTCGACGCCGACCACGCGTTCCCGATGCACTACGACACGTTCCCGCCCATCGAAATCGACGTGCAGGACTTCGTGAACGAAGTCGCTGGAACCGGAAGCGACGCCGACGTACACGTGCTGGACGGCGACGAGTCCGTCGACCTCGGCGAACTGTAA
- a CDS encoding GMC family oxidoreductase, whose amino-acid sequence MTDRTPSERADACVVGSGPAGALVAHRLASDGYDVVVLEAGPRFSRDSREERMERAVRPVDGDPDVWDVGGERDAYRSTGRRFYPLNAARVKGVGGTTLHWQGMVMRYHEADFERTTPDGATWPIDYADLRPYYAEAEAALGVAGASDNPFAPPREEPYPLPPFEPSYSDSLFAEACERLGVVTHSVPNARNSEGYDGRSACVGYGTCQPVCPSGAKYDASVHVRKAENEGARVVDRAPVQRLETDGDGRVETAVYATPDGAEHRQTARQFVLACGGVETPRLLLLSQSSDHPDGLANSSGAVGRYFMDHCYAGADGRLDEETRQNHVGFITTECHQFYDDPGRATQGTDGSVPRSDADLSPIKLEFLNYAGPSPVEMALSGEEWGDDLRDTLEAAYGDHVGMGGLVGQTPRPENRVTLDTSTTDDHGNPVPDVQWSLDARTRRSIERANEIQTRVLTEMGARAVSTVGPDETGPAYHHMGTTRMGEDPEKSVVDARLRTHDVANLSIASSSVFVTSGALNPTLTIAALALKTADHVRADL is encoded by the coding sequence ATGACCGACCGCACGCCGAGCGAGCGCGCGGACGCTTGCGTGGTCGGGTCGGGACCGGCGGGCGCGCTCGTCGCCCACCGACTCGCCAGCGATGGCTACGACGTGGTGGTCCTCGAAGCGGGGCCGCGCTTCTCCCGTGACAGCCGCGAGGAGCGGATGGAGCGTGCCGTCCGGCCGGTCGACGGCGACCCCGACGTGTGGGACGTCGGCGGCGAACGCGACGCCTACAGGTCGACCGGCCGTCGGTTCTACCCGCTGAACGCCGCCCGCGTCAAGGGCGTCGGCGGGACGACGCTCCACTGGCAGGGGATGGTGATGCGGTACCACGAGGCCGACTTCGAGCGGACGACGCCCGACGGCGCGACGTGGCCCATCGACTACGCCGACCTCAGGCCGTACTACGCCGAGGCGGAGGCGGCGTTGGGCGTCGCTGGGGCGAGCGACAACCCGTTCGCGCCGCCCCGCGAGGAGCCGTACCCGCTCCCGCCGTTCGAGCCGTCGTACAGCGACTCCCTGTTCGCCGAGGCCTGCGAGCGACTGGGGGTCGTGACCCACTCCGTCCCCAACGCCCGCAACTCTGAGGGCTACGACGGCCGGTCGGCCTGCGTCGGCTACGGCACCTGCCAACCGGTCTGTCCCTCCGGCGCGAAGTACGACGCGAGCGTCCACGTTCGGAAGGCCGAGAACGAGGGTGCCCGGGTCGTCGACCGAGCGCCCGTCCAGCGACTCGAAACCGACGGTGACGGCCGCGTCGAGACGGCCGTCTACGCCACGCCGGACGGGGCCGAACACCGCCAGACGGCACGCCAGTTCGTGCTGGCCTGTGGCGGCGTCGAGACGCCGCGGCTCCTCCTGCTCTCACAGTCGTCGGACCACCCCGACGGCCTCGCCAACTCCTCGGGTGCGGTGGGCCGGTACTTCATGGACCACTGCTATGCGGGTGCGGACGGCCGACTGGACGAGGAGACACGGCAGAACCACGTCGGGTTCATCACGACCGAATGCCACCAGTTCTACGACGACCCCGGCCGGGCCACGCAGGGCACCGACGGGTCGGTGCCGAGAAGCGACGCCGACCTCTCGCCCATCAAACTGGAGTTCCTGAACTACGCCGGTCCCTCGCCCGTCGAAATGGCTCTGTCGGGCGAGGAGTGGGGCGACGACCTGCGGGACACGTTAGAAGCGGCCTACGGCGACCACGTGGGGATGGGCGGCCTCGTCGGGCAGACGCCGCGACCGGAGAACCGCGTCACGCTCGATACCTCGACGACCGACGACCACGGGAACCCCGTCCCGGACGTGCAGTGGTCACTCGACGCCCGGACCCGCCGGAGCATCGAGCGGGCCAACGAGATACAGACGCGCGTCTTGACGGAGATGGGCGCGCGGGCGGTCAGCACCGTCGGTCCCGACGAAACAGGGCCGGCGTACCACCACATGGGGACGACGCGGATGGGCGAGGACCCCGAGAAGAGCGTCGTGGACGCGCGCCTCCGGACCCACGACGTGGCGAACCTCTCCATCGCGTCCAGCAGCGTGTTCGTCACGAGCGGCGCGCTGAACCCGACGCTGACCATCGCGGCACTTGCGTTGAAAACGGCCGACCACGTCCGTGCGGACCTCTAG
- the hisC gene encoding histidinol-phosphate transaminase — MQPRDLSAHTVYRAGRGVEEVARDLDLDPDDLVKLSSNENVLGPSPKAVDAIRDHADTVHVYPKASHTDLIEGLADRWDLAPEQVWAANGGDGVLDCLSRALLHPEERVLIPNPGFAYYGMSARYHHGEVSEYTLDRADGFTQTAANVLDEYDGERIVVVTSPHNPTGSVMPLDEVEALAEATDEETLVLVDEAYGEFTDVPSAVSLVRERDDVAVLRTFSKAYGLAGMRLGYGLIPADWADAYGRVHTPFDTGELACRAGLAALADDDHLERSVEMVERAREYLYEALDAPTWESHGNFVLADVGDGSAVAEAAQREGVIVRDCGSFGLPDCIRVTCGTDEQMERAVSVLNEVTDG; from the coding sequence ATGCAACCACGGGACCTCTCCGCCCACACCGTCTATCGCGCAGGCCGTGGCGTCGAGGAGGTCGCCCGCGACCTCGACCTCGACCCCGACGACCTCGTGAAACTCTCCTCGAACGAGAACGTCCTCGGTCCGAGTCCGAAGGCGGTCGACGCCATCCGCGACCACGCCGACACGGTCCACGTCTACCCGAAGGCCTCTCACACGGACCTCATCGAAGGCCTCGCAGACCGTTGGGACCTCGCGCCCGAGCAGGTCTGGGCCGCCAACGGCGGCGACGGCGTCCTCGACTGTCTCTCCCGCGCACTCCTCCACCCGGAGGAACGCGTCCTCATCCCGAACCCGGGGTTCGCCTACTACGGGATGAGTGCCCGCTACCACCACGGCGAGGTCAGCGAGTACACGCTCGACCGTGCGGACGGGTTCACACAGACGGCCGCGAACGTCCTCGACGAGTACGACGGTGAGCGAATCGTCGTCGTCACCAGCCCCCACAACCCCACCGGGTCCGTGATGCCCCTCGACGAGGTAGAAGCCCTCGCCGAGGCCACCGACGAGGAGACGCTCGTCCTCGTCGACGAAGCGTACGGCGAGTTCACGGACGTGCCGAGCGCGGTGTCGCTCGTCCGCGAACGCGACGACGTGGCCGTCCTGCGAACGTTCTCGAAGGCCTACGGGCTGGCAGGGATGCGGCTCGGCTACGGCCTGATTCCCGCGGACTGGGCCGACGCCTACGGCCGGGTCCACACGCCGTTCGACACGGGGGAACTCGCCTGTCGGGCGGGGCTGGCGGCACTGGCGGACGACGACCACCTCGAACGGAGCGTCGAGATGGTCGAGCGCGCTCGGGAGTACCTCTACGAGGCACTCGACGCGCCGACGTGGGAGAGCCACGGGAACTTCGTCCTCGCAGATGTCGGGGACGGGAGTGCGGTCGCCGAGGCCGCCCAACGCGAGGGCGTCATCGTCCGCGACTGCGGGAGTTTCGGCCTGCCGGACTGCATCCGGGTTACCTGCGGAACCGACGAACAGATGGAACGCGCGGTGTCAGTCCTCAACGAGGTGACCGACGGGTGA
- a CDS encoding gluconate 2-dehydrogenase subunit 3 family protein: MELSRRDALVALASAGIAVGGIATLSADRDPPAVADDGPDAEAILSTLTTVAGVVYPSAVANVDTFVESYAAERLRRRPAYREGARATVSDLDDYVAVHTDSERYADLDTATAEAILHRLGVDSAAPERAGSISGRVRYYLVNDLLFALYASPTGGELVGIENPQGHPGGRTHSRRPE, from the coding sequence ATGGAGTTGTCCCGCCGGGACGCGCTCGTCGCGCTGGCCAGCGCGGGCATCGCCGTCGGTGGCATCGCCACGCTGTCGGCCGACCGGGACCCCCCTGCCGTCGCGGACGATGGTCCCGACGCCGAGGCGATTCTCTCGACGCTCACCACGGTCGCAGGCGTCGTCTACCCCTCCGCTGTCGCGAACGTGGACACGTTCGTCGAGTCCTACGCGGCCGAACGGCTCCGTCGCCGTCCCGCGTACCGCGAAGGGGCACGGGCGACCGTTTCGGACCTCGACGACTACGTCGCCGTCCACACCGACAGCGAGCGGTACGCCGACTTGGACACAGCCACCGCAGAAGCCATCCTCCACCGCCTCGGCGTCGATTCGGCCGCCCCGGAGCGGGCGGGGTCGATTTCCGGTCGCGTCCGTTACTATCTGGTCAACGACTTGCTGTTCGCGCTCTACGCCTCGCCGACCGGCGGCGAACTCGTCGGCATCGAGAACCCACAGGGCCACCCCGGCGGGCGGACCCACAGTAGGAGGCCGGAATGA
- a CDS encoding multiprotein bridging factor aMBF1, translating to MVQCEMCGADTASPNTVKVEGAELDVCDDCADFGTEVRTESSSSSSTKYSTGSSSGSSSGSGSSGSASGGTSSGSGGGRRRDMFDEMDEVAQDYDQRIRTARESRGLSQEELAKELNEKASLIRKLEQGDTLPSDGVQQKLESELGITLTEGGGSADDTEWSGGSSDGEYTLGDVVQRKDS from the coding sequence ATGGTCCAGTGTGAGATGTGCGGAGCCGATACGGCCTCGCCGAACACCGTGAAAGTCGAGGGAGCCGAACTCGACGTGTGCGACGACTGTGCCGACTTCGGCACGGAGGTCCGCACCGAGAGCAGTTCGAGTTCCTCGACGAAGTACTCCACGGGCAGTTCCTCCGGGAGCAGTTCGGGGTCAGGGTCGTCCGGGTCCGCGAGTGGGGGGACGAGTTCGGGGTCCGGCGGCGGCCGCCGCAGGGACATGTTCGACGAGATGGACGAAGTCGCTCAAGACTACGACCAGCGCATCCGGACGGCCCGCGAGAGCCGCGGGCTGAGTCAGGAGGAACTCGCCAAGGAACTCAACGAGAAGGCGAGCCTCATCCGGAAACTCGAACAGGGAGACACCCTCCCGAGCGACGGCGTCCAGCAGAAGCTAGAGAGCGAACTCGGCATCACCCTCACCGAGGGTGGGGGCTCCGCGGACGACACGGAGTGGAGCGGCGGCTCCTCGGACGGCGAGTACACGCTCGGCGACGTGGTCCAGCGCAAGGACTCCTGA
- a CDS encoding helicase HerA domain-containing protein, producing MGDETERITVANLSDGPPLGSQPDTAVDLPVVEILTGRGFITGKSGSGKSNSASVVAEKLLDAGFGILIVDIDGEYYGLKEEYEILHVGGDDECDIQVTVEHAEKIASLALEQNVPIILDVSSFLDEDVAGELLTETAKQLFAKEKKLKQPFLMLVEECHEWIPEKGSVGECGKMLIKIGKRGRKHGLGIVGISQRPADVKKDFITQCDWLVWHRLTWNNDTKVVRRILDGTYADAVEDLDDGEAFMMTDWSESVRRVKFQRKQTFDAGATPGLEDVDRPDLKSVSSDLVSELEEISDEKQRTEDRIQELREQLDEKNSRIAELETELQDARDMSRMADQFVDALLDTVDGTNPGKTEQERMRERRQRTRRDDAPAETDDVAVTGGETAPPPNAGNGTAPEDDAASDDEMMAAMATVTAEGDGVGEATVAEAVDPPTEPAIPTEAQREVAEQLRSVVESMQPREQGMLRYYRSEGPAKPLDAHFAGGGKGDRTKAYAHNRTLRTHGFVEHVGRGHYEYRLADLVAEECAETPDDAVLDALVTDIETAFVKE from the coding sequence ATGGGAGACGAGACAGAGCGTATCACTGTGGCGAACCTGAGCGACGGGCCGCCGCTGGGGAGTCAACCCGACACGGCCGTCGACCTACCGGTGGTCGAGATACTGACGGGACGGGGCTTCATCACCGGAAAGTCCGGGTCGGGCAAGTCCAACTCCGCGAGCGTCGTCGCCGAGAAACTGCTCGATGCGGGCTTTGGCATCCTCATCGTCGACATCGACGGCGAGTACTACGGGCTCAAAGAGGAGTACGAGATACTCCACGTCGGCGGTGACGACGAGTGTGACATCCAGGTGACGGTGGAACACGCCGAGAAAATCGCCTCGCTCGCGCTCGAACAGAACGTCCCCATCATCCTCGACGTGTCCTCGTTCCTCGACGAGGACGTGGCTGGCGAACTCCTGACCGAAACCGCCAAACAACTGTTCGCCAAGGAGAAGAAACTGAAACAGCCGTTCCTCATGCTGGTCGAGGAGTGCCACGAGTGGATACCCGAGAAGGGCAGCGTCGGCGAGTGCGGGAAGATGCTCATCAAAATCGGGAAGCGCGGGCGCAAACACGGCCTCGGCATCGTCGGCATCAGCCAGCGACCCGCCGACGTGAAGAAGGACTTCATCACGCAGTGCGACTGGTTGGTGTGGCACAGACTGACGTGGAACAACGACACCAAGGTCGTCAGACGCATCCTCGACGGCACGTACGCCGACGCCGTCGAGGACTTGGACGACGGTGAGGCGTTCATGATGACCGACTGGTCCGAGAGCGTCCGGCGGGTCAAGTTCCAGCGCAAGCAGACGTTCGACGCCGGCGCGACACCCGGCCTCGAAGACGTGGACCGCCCGGACCTCAAGTCCGTCAGTTCCGACCTCGTCTCGGAACTGGAGGAGATAAGCGACGAGAAACAGCGGACCGAGGACCGGATTCAGGAACTCCGCGAACAGTTGGACGAGAAGAACTCCCGCATCGCGGAGTTGGAGACGGAACTGCAGGACGCCCGCGACATGAGTCGGATGGCCGACCAGTTCGTCGACGCCCTGCTCGATACCGTCGACGGCACGAACCCCGGCAAGACCGAACAGGAGCGGATGCGCGAGCGACGCCAGCGGACCCGTCGTGACGACGCGCCGGCCGAGACCGACGATGTAGCGGTCACCGGAGGCGAGACAGCACCGCCCCCGAACGCGGGCAACGGCACCGCTCCCGAGGACGACGCGGCGAGCGACGACGAGATGATGGCGGCGATGGCGACGGTCACCGCCGAGGGCGACGGCGTCGGCGAGGCGACGGTCGCCGAGGCGGTGGACCCGCCGACCGAACCCGCCATCCCGACCGAAGCACAGCGCGAGGTGGCCGAGCAACTCCGCAGTGTCGTCGAGTCGATGCAACCACGCGAGCAGGGGATGCTCCGGTACTACCGCTCGGAAGGGCCGGCGAAACCACTCGACGCCCACTTCGCCGGCGGCGGCAAGGGCGACCGGACGAAGGCCTACGCCCACAACCGGACGCTCCGCACGCACGGCTTCGTCGAACACGTGGGCCGCGGCCACTACGAGTACCGTCTCGCCGACCTCGTCGCCGAGGAGTGCGCGGAGACGCCCGACGACGCGGTGCTGGACGCGCTCGTCACCGACATCGAGACGGCGTTCGTCAAGGAGTAG
- a CDS encoding adenylate kinase family protein — protein sequence MRVAVTGTPGTGKTTATDRVETALNVVHLSDVIDREGLVTGTDEERDTQVVDVDALREWFEGQTDVLVESHLAHELPVDRVVVLRCHPEELERRLRERDEPAATVTENAESEALDVILSAAVDRHGLEHVYEVDATDRTPDEVAAEIARVVAGEREPSAGDVSYIDYL from the coding sequence GTGAGAGTCGCCGTCACCGGGACGCCCGGCACGGGCAAGACCACCGCCACGGACCGCGTCGAGACGGCCCTCAACGTGGTTCACCTCTCGGACGTCATCGACCGCGAGGGCTTGGTCACCGGCACCGACGAGGAACGCGACACCCAAGTCGTCGACGTGGACGCCCTCCGGGAGTGGTTCGAGGGACAGACCGACGTCCTCGTCGAGTCACACCTCGCCCACGAACTCCCGGTCGACCGGGTCGTCGTCCTGCGCTGTCACCCCGAGGAGTTGGAGCGACGCCTCCGAGAGCGCGACGAACCCGCGGCGACGGTCACGGAGAACGCCGAGAGTGAGGCCTTGGACGTGATTCTCTCGGCGGCCGTCGACCGGCACGGACTGGAGCACGTCTACGAAGTGGACGCGACTGACCGCACGCCCGACGAGGTGGCCGCCGAGATAGCGCGTGTGGTCGCGGGCGAGCGCGAACCGAGTGCCGGCGACGTTTCCTACATCGACTACCTATGA
- a CDS encoding fumarylacetoacetate hydrolase family protein, translating to MKRVRFRDTAGNVRGGRWTVEDGEERVTAAAGPYGRISFGDETFSPAEVEILPPCEPTKIVCVGLNYADHADEQGKEIPDRPLLFLKPPNTVASHGQHVTLPAGKERLDHEAELGVVIGERCKDVSASAATDVISGYTCVNDLSNRDDQRVEQNWVRGKAFDNAAPIGPLIATPEHVPEDATIECRVNGETTQSSSRDQFIFSVPELIEEITTYMTLEPGDIVSTGTPAGVSPLSDGDEVEVEIEGIGTLRHTVEIP from the coding sequence ATGAAGCGAGTTCGGTTCCGCGACACGGCCGGGAACGTCCGCGGCGGCCGCTGGACCGTCGAGGACGGCGAGGAACGCGTCACTGCGGCGGCAGGTCCCTACGGGCGCATCTCCTTCGGTGACGAGACGTTCTCACCGGCGGAAGTCGAGATTCTGCCACCGTGTGAACCCACGAAAATCGTCTGCGTCGGCCTGAACTACGCGGACCACGCCGACGAGCAAGGCAAGGAGATACCGGACCGCCCCCTCCTGTTCCTGAAGCCGCCGAACACCGTCGCCAGCCACGGCCAACACGTCACCCTCCCTGCGGGCAAGGAGCGACTCGACCACGAGGCGGAACTGGGCGTCGTCATCGGCGAGCGGTGTAAGGACGTGAGCGCGTCGGCCGCCACCGACGTCATCTCGGGGTACACCTGTGTCAACGACCTCTCGAACCGCGACGACCAGCGCGTCGAACAAAACTGGGTCCGCGGCAAGGCCTTCGACAACGCCGCCCCCATCGGCCCGCTCATCGCCACGCCGGAACACGTCCCCGAGGACGCGACCATCGAGTGCCGAGTCAACGGCGAGACCACCCAGTCGTCGTCCCGCGACCAATTCATCTTCTCGGTGCCGGAACTCATCGAAGAGATTACGACGTACATGACCCTCGAACCCGGCGACATCGTATCGACGGGGACACCCGCCGGCGTCAGCCCCCTCTCAGACGGCGACGAAGTGGAAGTCGAAATCGAAGGCATCGGCACGCTCCGCCACACCGTCGAGATTCCCTGA
- a CDS encoding DNA polymerase Y family protein: MDSRLPGVTVDGRQQVVCHVDADCFYAACERLREPALRGEPLVVGMGYEDGETHGAVATASYEARAYGVESAMAISEALDLLPRAAGTGDATDEATGTAADSETTDAGHYRPVDMDYYESVAAEVKAILHDTADTVREVSVDEAYLDVTDTVGWDDPESFAATLKDRIRAEVGIPVSVGVAPTMSAAKIASDHDKPDGLVVVEPGDVRGFLAPLDVSEVHNVGPVTARELREMDIETAGDLAAADPETLESRFGERGREIWNYARGEDDRSVEPKGQPKSLSRESAFTEATDDHERKRDRVRALAADVAERAEREGAIYRTIGVKVVTPPFDVNTRADSLPGPVSDPALVREVTLDLLEEFREAEVRKLGVRVSNLSFPAGEQTDLDGWGRDEPRENRSLGEFADGGQERTTDERSGQTALTDFE, translated from the coding sequence ATGGACAGTCGGCTCCCGGGCGTGACAGTCGACGGCCGCCAACAGGTCGTCTGTCACGTCGACGCGGACTGTTTCTACGCGGCCTGCGAACGCCTCCGGGAGCCGGCACTGCGGGGCGAACCCCTCGTCGTCGGAATGGGATACGAAGACGGCGAGACACACGGTGCGGTGGCGACGGCCAGTTACGAAGCCCGAGCGTACGGCGTCGAGAGCGCGATGGCTATCTCCGAGGCTCTCGACTTGCTTCCCCGGGCGGCCGGAACGGGAGACGCCACCGACGAGGCGACGGGGACGGCCGCCGACTCCGAGACCACGGACGCGGGCCACTACCGGCCCGTGGACATGGACTACTACGAGTCCGTCGCCGCCGAGGTGAAGGCGATTCTCCACGACACGGCCGACACCGTCCGCGAGGTGAGCGTGGACGAGGCGTATCTGGACGTGACGGACACTGTCGGGTGGGATGACCCCGAGTCATTCGCCGCGACGCTCAAAGACCGCATCCGTGCCGAGGTGGGCATCCCCGTCAGCGTCGGCGTCGCGCCGACGATGAGTGCGGCCAAGATAGCCAGCGACCACGACAAACCCGACGGCCTCGTGGTCGTCGAACCCGGCGACGTACGCGGTTTCCTCGCGCCGCTCGACGTGTCCGAGGTCCACAACGTCGGCCCGGTGACGGCCCGCGAACTCCGGGAGATGGACATCGAGACGGCCGGGGACCTCGCCGCGGCCGACCCCGAAACCCTCGAATCGCGGTTCGGCGAGCGTGGCCGCGAAATCTGGAACTACGCCCGCGGCGAGGACGACCGGTCGGTCGAACCGAAAGGGCAACCGAAGAGCCTCTCGCGGGAGTCGGCATTCACCGAGGCGACCGACGACCACGAGCGCAAGCGTGACCGAGTTCGGGCACTCGCCGCGGACGTGGCAGAGCGGGCCGAGCGCGAGGGCGCGATTTACCGCACCATCGGCGTCAAAGTCGTGACGCCGCCGTTCGACGTGAACACGCGCGCAGACTCCCTACCCGGCCCCGTCTCGGACCCTGCCCTCGTGCGGGAGGTGACGCTCGACTTGCTCGAAGAGTTCCGGGAGGCAGAGGTGCGGAAACTCGGCGTCCGCGTGTCGAACCTCTCGTTCCCGGCGGGCGAACAGACGGACCTCGACGGCTGGGGGCGCGACGAACCGCGGGAGAACCGCTCGCTCGGAGAGTTCGCGGACGGTGGGCAGGAACGGACGACCGACGAGCGGTCCGGTCAGACGGCCCTCACCGACTTCGAGTAG
- a CDS encoding transporter: MASVDITIGYVVHMLFAAVWTGGVLFVTYGVLPIARSGDIDNEPFAHIVSRFLTLSRVSALVLFLTGGHLAGNLYTVESLTGSTRGYLVIAMLVIWFLLAGVIEVGTSKISDGLAERKLREPARKGRPFFLAASGLALLLLVDAGLLLSGV; this comes from the coding sequence ATGGCTTCGGTCGACATCACCATCGGCTACGTCGTACACATGCTGTTCGCCGCCGTCTGGACCGGCGGCGTCCTGTTCGTGACCTACGGTGTCCTCCCCATCGCCCGGAGTGGCGACATCGATAACGAACCGTTCGCCCACATCGTGAGCCGATTCTTGACGCTCTCGCGGGTCAGCGCGCTCGTCCTCTTCCTGACCGGTGGGCACCTCGCGGGGAACCTCTACACCGTCGAGTCTCTCACCGGGTCGACACGCGGCTATCTGGTCATCGCGATGCTCGTCATCTGGTTCCTCCTCGCGGGCGTCATCGAGGTGGGCACCAGCAAAATCAGCGACGGCCTCGCCGAGCGGAAACTCCGCGAACCCGCACGGAAGGGCCGCCCGTTCTTCCTCGCCGCGTCCGGCCTCGCGCTCCTCCTGCTCGTGGACGCCGGTCTCCTGCTGTCGGGCGTCTAG
- a CDS encoding CDP-alcohol phosphatidyltransferase family protein has product MTLDRLRPLADKMLAPFVTAAARLGLTPNAVSVVAFLLAVGAGVAFGFAGDAVVYYAVGAFLVFCNGWLDLVDGALARRLEIESDAGDLLDHALDRYADIAIIVGLAAGIGRYPLGLAAVTGVLMTSYLGTQSQAVGLDRVYGGVLGRADRLALTGLAAVLAAAAPGSVYGLTVVGWLLVVFAVVGHLTALQRFRGAFRALS; this is encoded by the coding sequence ATGACGCTCGACCGGTTGCGGCCGCTGGCCGACAAGATGCTCGCGCCGTTCGTGACCGCCGCGGCCCGTCTCGGTCTGACGCCCAACGCGGTGAGCGTCGTCGCGTTCCTGTTGGCAGTCGGCGCGGGCGTCGCGTTCGGGTTCGCGGGCGACGCCGTCGTCTACTACGCCGTCGGTGCCTTCCTCGTGTTCTGTAACGGCTGGTTGGACCTCGTGGACGGCGCGCTGGCCCGACGGTTGGAAATCGAGTCCGACGCCGGTGACCTCCTCGACCACGCGCTGGACCGCTACGCGGACATCGCCATCATCGTCGGTCTCGCGGCCGGTATCGGTCGGTACCCCCTCGGCCTCGCGGCGGTGACGGGCGTGTTGATGACCTCGTATCTCGGCACCCAGTCACAGGCCGTTGGACTGGACCGCGTGTACGGGGGGGTACTCGGCCGTGCGGACAGGCTGGCACTCACGGGGCTGGCGGCCGTCCTCGCGGCGGCGGCCCCCGGCAGCGTGTACGGACTGACCGTCGTCGGGTGGTTGCTCGTCGTGTTCGCCGTCGTCGGGCACCTCACCGCGCTCCAGCGGTTCCGTGGCGCGTTCCGGGCACTCTCCTGA